A genome region from Manis pentadactyla isolate mManPen7 chromosome 5, mManPen7.hap1, whole genome shotgun sequence includes the following:
- the LOC130683775 gene encoding LOW QUALITY PROTEIN: SWI/SNF-related matrix-associated actin-dependent regulator of chromatin subfamily A member 5-like (The sequence of the model RefSeq protein was modified relative to this genomic sequence to represent the inferred CDS: inserted 5 bases in 4 codons; deleted 1 base in 1 codon; substituted 1 base at 1 genomic stop codon): MEEVFDDASPGKQKEIQEPDPTYEDKMRTDRANKFENLLKQTELFAHFIQPAAQKTPTLPSKMKPGLPRIKKDEKQNLLSVGNYRHRRTEQEEDEDLLTESSKATNVCTRFEDSPSYVKWGKXRDYQVRGLNWFISLYENGINGILADEMGLGKTLQTISLLGYMKHYRNIPGPHMVLVPKSTLHNWMSEFKRWVPTLRSVCLIGDKEQRAAFVRDVLLPGEWDVCVTSYEMLIKEKSVFKKFNWRYLVIDEAHRIKNEKSKLSKILREFKTTNRLLLTGTPLQNNLHELWSLLNFLLPDVFNSADNFDSWFDTNNCLGDQKLVERLHMVLHPFLLQRIKADVEKSLPPKKEVKIYVGLSKMQREWYTRILMKDIDILNSAGKMDKMRLLNILMQLRKCCNHPYLFDGAEPGPPYTTDIHLVTNSGKMVVLDKLLPKLKEQGSRVLIFSQMTRVLDILEDYCMWRNYEYCRLDGQTPHDERQESINAYNEPNSTKFVFMLSTRAGGLGINLATADVVILYDSDXNPQVDLQAMDRAHRIGQTKTVRVFSFITDNTVEERIVERAEMKLRLDSKVIQRERFVDQNLNKIGKDEILQMIRHGAMHVSASKESEITDEDTEDTDGILERGAKKTAEMNEKLSKMGESSLRNFTMDTESSVYNFEGEDYREKQKIAFTEWIKPPKRKRKVNCAVDAYFREALHVSEPKAPKAPRPLKQPNVQDFQFFPPHLFELQEKEILYYRKIIGYKVPRNPDLPNAAQAQKEEQLKIDEAEPLNDEELEEKEKLLTQGFTNWNKRNFNQFIKANEKWGRDDIENTAREVEGKTPEVIEYSAVXWERCNELQDIEKIMAHIERGEARNQRRISIKKALDTKIGWYKAPFHQLRILYGTNRGKNYTEEEDXFLICMLHKLGXDKENVYDELLQCIRNSPQFKFDWFLKSRTTMELQRCNTLITLIERENMELEEKEKAEKKKRGPKPSTQKRKMDGAPDGRGKKKKLKL; this comes from the exons ATGGAGGAAGTATTTGATGATGCATCTCCTGGAAAGCAAAAAGAAATCCAGGAACCAGATCCTACTTATGAAGACAAAATGCGAACTGACCGAGCAAATAAGTTTGAGAATTTATTAAAGCAAACAGAGCTGTTTGCACATTTCATTCAGCCTGCTGCTCAGAAGACTCCAACCTTACCTTCGAAAATGAAACCAGGGCTCCCACGAATAAAAAAGGATGAGAAACAGAACTTGCTGTCAGTAGGCAATTACCGACACCGTAGAACAGAGCAAGAGGAGGATGAAGACCTATTAACAGAAAGCTCCAAAGCAACCAACGTTTGCACTCGATTTGAAGACTCTCCATCGTATGTAAAATGGGGTAA CAGAGATTATCAGGTTCGAGGATTAAATTGGTTTATTTCTTTGTATGAGAATGGCATCAATGGTATCCTTGCAGATGAAATGGGTCTGGGAAAGACTCTTCAAACAATTTCTCTTCTTGGGTATATGAAACACTATAGAAACATTCCTGGTCCTCATATGGTTTTGGTTCCTAAATCTACATTACACAACTGGATGAGTGAATTCAAGAGATGGGTACCAACACTTAGGTCTGTTTGTTTGATAGGAGATAAAGAACAAAGAGCTGCTTTTGTAAGGGACGTTTTATTACCAGGAGAATGGGATGTATGTGTAACATCTTATGAAATGCTTATAAAAGAGAAGTCTGTTTTCAAAAAGTTTAATTGGAGGTACTTAGTTATAGATGAAGCTCACAGGATCAAAAATGAAAAGTCTAAGTTATCCAAAATACTGAGGGAATTCAAGACTACAAATAGATTATTATTAACTGGAACACCTCTTCAAAACAACTTGCATGAGCTCTGGtcccttcttaat tttttattgccaGATGTCTTTAATTCTGCTGATAACTTTGATTCCTGGTTTGATACAAATAATTGCCTTGGGGATCAAAAGCTAGTTGAAAGGCTTCATATGGTATTGCACCCATTCCTCCTTCAAAGAATTAAAGCTGATGTTGAAAAGAGTTTGCCTCCAAAGAAGGAAGTAAAAATCTATGTGGGTCTCAGCAAAATGCAGAGGGAATGGTATACTCGGATATTAATGAAGGATATAGATATACTAAACTCTGCAGGGAAGATGGACAAAATGAGGTTATTGAACATCCTGATGCAGTTGAGGAAATGCTGTAATCATCCATATCTCTTTGATGGAGCTGAACCTGGTCCACCTTATACCACAGATATACACCTAGTTACCAACAGTGGCAAAATGGTGGTATTAGACAAGCTGCTCCCTAAATTAAAAGAACAAGGTTCACGAGTACTAATCTTCAGTCAAATGACAAGGGTGTTGGATATTCTGGAAGATTATTGTATGTGGAGAAATTATGAGTACTGCAGATTAGATGGGCAGACACCCCATGATGAGAGACAAGAGTCCATCAATGCATACAATGAACCAAATAGCACAAAGTTTGTGTTCATGTTAAGCACGCGTGCTGGTGGTCTTGGCATCAATCTTGCTACTGCTGATGTAGTAATTTTGTATGATTCAGATTGAAATCCCCAAGTAGATCTACAGGCTATGGACCGAGCACATAGAATTGGACAAACCAAGACAGTCAGAGTGTTCAGCTTTATAACTGATAACACTGTAGAAGAAAGAATAGTGGAACGTGCTGAGATGAAACTCAGACTGGATTCAAAAGTCATTCAACGAGAAAGATTTGTGGATCAGAATCTGAACAAAATTGGCAAAGATGAAATACTTCAAATGATCAGACATGGGGCAATGCATGTATCTGCTTCAAAGGAAAGTGAGATTACTGATGAAGATACTGAAGATACTGATGGTATTTTGGAAAGAGGTGCGAAGAAGACTGCAGAGATGAATGAAAAACTCTCCAAGATGGGTGAGAGCTCACTTAGAAACTTTACAATGGATACAGAATCGAGTGTTTATAACTTTGAAGGAGAAGattatagagaaaaacaaaagattgCTTTCACAGAGTGGATTAAACcacctaaaagaaaaagaaaagtcaacTGTGCTGTTGATGCCTATTTCAGGGAAGCTCTTCATGTCAGTGAACCTAAAGCACCAAAGGCTCCTCGACCTCTGAAACAACCCAATGTTCAGGATTTCCAGTTTTTTCCTCCACATTTATTTGAATTACAGGAAAAAGAAATTCTATATTACAGAAAAATTATTGGGTACAAGGTGCCTCGAAATCCTGACCTACCAAATGCAGCACAAGCACAAAAAGAAGAACAGCTTAAAATTGATGAAGCTGAACCCCTAAATGATGaagaattagaagaaaaagagaagcttCTAACACAGGGATTTACCAATTGGAATAAGAGAAATTTTAACCAGTTTATCAAAGCTAATGAGAAGTGGGGTCGTGATGATATTGAAAATACAGCAAGAGAAGTAGAAGGAAAAACTCCAGAAGTTATTGAATACTCAGCTG TCTGGGAAAGATGCAATGAACTCCAAGACATAGAGAAGATTATGGCTCATATTGAAAGGGGAGAggcaagaaatcaaagaagaattaGTATCAAAAAAGCACTTGACACAAAGATTGGATGGTACAAAGCACCTTTCCATCAGCTGAGAATATTATATGGTACTAACAGAGGGAAAAACTATACTGAGGAAGAGG AGTTTCTGATCTGTATGCTGCACAAACTTG TtgacaaagaaaatgtttatgatGAATTACTACAGTGTATTCGCAACTCTCCACAGTTCAAATTTGACTGGTTTCTTAAGTCCAGAACAACAATGGAGCTCCAGAGATGTAACACCTTAATCACCTTGATTGAAAGAGAAAACATGGaactagaagaaaaagagaaggcagagaaaaagaaaagaggaccAAAGCCTTCAACTCAGAAACGTAAAATGGATGGAGCACCTGATGGtagaggaaagaagaagaaactgaaactATGA